Proteins encoded within one genomic window of Halorussus salilacus:
- a CDS encoding MBL fold metallo-hydrolase translates to MDIRFLGGAREIGRSAVLVNDALLLDFGMATDNPPQFPVGDPDPEAVVLSHGHLDHVGGVPSLLSGDARPPIHWTPPTRDLTRVLAEDTLKLHGNSPLCPFTETEVKRLSEVSVTHGYRESFEAAGHEVTLYDAGHIPGSAHVLVDDGETRLLYTGDFHTDDTRLLSGTTARPDADVVVCESTYSDVAHDPRDEVERAFAESVKTTLWEGGTVVVPAFAIGRTQEMLMVCEAHDIDCYVDGMGQKVTQIVRQYPEFVRDPEALRRAKSNARFVTGRDGQRKRIADRNTVIVTTSGMLSGGPAMTYIPAIRANPTNKITMTGYQVEGTPGRDLLDTGRAEIDGQVMPVSARVESYDFSAHADREGLLAFLDSYRDVQVLVNHGDRCAAFADELRAEGFDASAPELGAEFAAV, encoded by the coding sequence ATGGATATTCGATTCTTGGGCGGCGCACGGGAGATCGGTCGGAGCGCCGTCCTCGTCAACGACGCCCTCCTGCTCGACTTCGGGATGGCGACCGACAACCCGCCGCAGTTCCCGGTCGGCGACCCCGACCCCGAGGCGGTCGTCCTCAGCCACGGCCACCTCGACCACGTCGGGGGCGTCCCCTCGTTGCTCTCGGGGGACGCCCGACCCCCGATTCACTGGACGCCGCCGACCCGCGATTTGACCCGCGTGCTGGCCGAGGACACCCTCAAACTCCACGGCAACAGCCCGCTGTGTCCGTTCACCGAGACCGAGGTCAAGCGCCTCTCGGAGGTTTCGGTGACCCACGGCTACCGCGAGTCCTTCGAGGCGGCGGGCCACGAGGTCACCCTCTACGACGCGGGCCACATTCCGGGGAGCGCACACGTACTGGTCGACGACGGCGAGACGCGACTGCTCTACACCGGGGATTTCCACACCGACGACACCCGCCTGCTTTCGGGGACGACGGCGCGGCCCGACGCCGATGTCGTCGTCTGCGAGAGCACGTACTCGGACGTGGCCCACGACCCACGAGACGAGGTCGAACGCGCCTTCGCCGAGAGCGTGAAGACGACCCTCTGGGAGGGCGGGACGGTCGTGGTCCCCGCGTTCGCCATCGGCCGCACGCAGGAGATGCTGATGGTCTGTGAGGCTCACGACATCGACTGTTATGTCGATGGAATGGGGCAGAAAGTCACCCAGATTGTACGCCAGTATCCGGAGTTCGTTCGCGACCCCGAGGCGCTCCGGCGCGCGAAGTCGAACGCTCGGTTCGTGACGGGCAGAGACGGACAGCGAAAGCGAATCGCCGACCGGAACACCGTAATCGTGACGACGAGCGGGATGCTCTCTGGCGGCCCCGCGATGACCTACATCCCGGCCATCCGGGCAAATCCGACGAACAAGATCACGATGACGGGCTATCAGGTCGAGGGGACGCCGGGTCGGGACCTCCTCGATACGGGCCGGGCCGAAATCGACGGGCAGGTCATGCCCGTGAGCGCGCGAGTCGAATCCTACGACTTCTCGGCACACGCCGACCGCGAGGGTCTGCTGGCCTTCCTCGACTCGTATCGAGACGTGCAGGTCCTCGTGAACCACGGCGACCGGTGTGCTGCGTTCGCCGACGAACTTCGCGCGGAGGGCTTCGACGCGAGCGCGCCGGAACTCGGGGCGGAGTTCGCCGCGGTCTGA
- a CDS encoding ATP-binding protein, whose protein sequence is MDRFVDRQTELSRLRGCYEGDEGDMVVIFGRRRLGKTELVRQSLTDFEDAVFYQATETTSQVQLDEFVDVASESFPGVDRIKQDWESLIGYLAEQDAVVVLDEFPYLIDADESLPSVIQRLWDQEIQNTAATLVLIGSSISMMEEATLLGNSPLYGRFTEKIDLRQLDFDAAREFFPESYTPEEQVFAWGVFGGTPYYLDGIELDHDLGAVVQRSLLSRQGFLHNEPEYVLRTELTEPNRYFAILKAIAAGNATANEIAGAVGIDGKQISTYTQKLERLRLVEREVPVTEDKTKSRRGRYRILDPLFRFWFRFVYGNEDRYERLGDDAHETVIEPEMADFVSPEFETLCQDTLPDLYPSETFVDIGRWWYKEHEVDVVGLTDDGTMVTGECKFTSSPLDYGALTSLEDHAGEIRWTPDGGDVEQKYVLFARSGFTQSVRDAAAERDDLQLFDLDEIVGSSRRSND, encoded by the coding sequence ATGGACCGATTCGTCGACCGGCAGACCGAACTCTCGCGACTTCGGGGTTGCTACGAGGGCGACGAGGGCGATATGGTCGTCATCTTCGGCCGGCGACGCCTCGGCAAGACGGAGCTCGTTCGGCAGTCGCTGACCGATTTCGAGGATGCCGTTTTCTACCAGGCGACCGAGACGACGTCGCAGGTGCAACTCGACGAGTTCGTCGACGTCGCGTCGGAGTCGTTCCCCGGCGTCGACCGCATCAAACAGGACTGGGAGTCACTCATCGGCTATCTCGCGGAGCAGGACGCGGTCGTCGTGCTGGACGAGTTCCCGTACCTCATCGATGCAGACGAGAGTCTGCCGTCGGTTATCCAGCGGCTGTGGGACCAGGAGATACAGAATACGGCGGCGACACTCGTGCTGATCGGATCGTCGATCAGCATGATGGAAGAAGCGACGCTTCTCGGGAACAGTCCGCTGTACGGCCGATTCACCGAAAAGATTGACCTTCGACAGCTCGACTTCGACGCCGCCCGCGAGTTCTTCCCCGAGTCCTATACGCCCGAGGAACAGGTGTTCGCGTGGGGCGTGTTCGGCGGCACGCCGTACTACCTCGACGGTATCGAGTTGGACCACGACCTCGGGGCAGTCGTCCAGCGCTCGCTCCTCTCACGGCAGGGGTTCCTGCACAACGAACCCGAGTACGTCCTCCGTACCGAACTCACCGAGCCGAACCGGTACTTCGCGATCCTGAAGGCGATTGCTGCCGGGAACGCGACCGCTAACGAGATTGCAGGAGCGGTCGGCATCGACGGGAAGCAAATTTCGACCTACACGCAGAAACTGGAACGGCTTCGCCTCGTCGAGCGCGAGGTCCCGGTCACCGAGGACAAAACGAAGTCACGACGGGGTCGATACCGGATTCTCGATCCGCTGTTCCGGTTCTGGTTCCGGTTCGTCTACGGGAACGAAGACCGGTACGAGCGACTCGGTGACGACGCCCACGAGACGGTCATCGAACCGGAGATGGCCGACTTCGTGAGCCCGGAGTTCGAGACGCTCTGTCAGGACACACTCCCCGACCTGTATCCCAGCGAGACGTTCGTCGACATCGGGCGGTGGTGGTACAAAGAGCACGAAGTCGACGTCGTCGGTTTGACGGACGACGGAACGATGGTTACTGGCGAGTGTAAGTTCACGTCGTCGCCGCTCGACTACGGCGCGCTCACGTCGCTCGAAGACCACGCTGGCGAGATCCGATGGACACCCGACGGTGGCGACGTGGAGCAGAAGTACGTCCTCTTCGCCAGGAGCGGGTTCACGCAGTCGGTTCGCGATGCTGCCGCCGAACGCGACGACTTGCAGTTGTTCGACCTCGACGAGATCGTCGGGAGTAGCCGACGGTCGAACGACTGA